One Phragmites australis chromosome 23, lpPhrAust1.1, whole genome shotgun sequence DNA window includes the following coding sequences:
- the LOC133906378 gene encoding nuclear transcription factor Y subunit A-7-like: MTSVVHSVSGDHRAEDQHQQQKQAEPGDQQEAPVTSSDSQTMVGTPSADYVAPYAPHDVSHAMGQFAYPNIDTYYGGLYAAYGGQPMMHPPLVGMHSTGLPLPTDAIEEPVYVNAKQYNAILRRRQSRAKAESEKKLAKGRKPYLHESRHQHALKRARGAGGRFLNSKSDDKEENNNSSHKEKQNGVVPHSSGQPSTPPSPNGASSANKADSRE; encoded by the exons GTGACCACAGAGCTGAAGACCAACATCAACAGCAGAAGCAAGCTGAACCTGGGGACCAGCAAGAAGCCCCAGTTACTAGTTCAGACAGTCAAACAATGGTGGGTACACCATCAGCAGATTATGTGGCACCCTATGCTCCTCATGACGTGAGCCATGCAATG GGTCAATTCGCTTACCCAAATATTGACACATACTATGGAGGCCTTTACGCGGCTTACGGTGGACAGCCAATG ATGCATCCACCGTTGGTTGGAATGCATTCGACCGGTTTACCATTGCCTACTGATGCAATTGAAGAGCCTGTGTATGTAAATGCGAAGCAATACAACGCCATATTAAGACGTCGTCAATCTCGGGCTAAAGCTGAATCTGAAAAGAAACTTGCCAAGGGCCGTAAG CCGTATCTCCATGAGTCACGTCATCAGCATGCCTTGAAAAGGGCCAGGGGAGCTGGAGGCCGTTTTCTTAATTCGAAGTCAGATGACAAGGAAGAGAACAACAATTCCAGTCACAAAGAAAAACAGAATGGAGTTGTGCCCCACAGTAGTGGCCAACCATCAACCCCTCCATCTCCTAACGGTGCCTCTTCAGCTAATAAGGCAGACAGTCGTGAATGA